A region from the Buchnera aphidicola (Pemphigus populi) genome encodes:
- the tkt gene encoding transketolase, with translation MFLKKKLANAIRVLSIDAIQKANSGHPGTPMGMADIAEVLWRNFLKHNPGNPLWYDRDRFVLSNGHGSMLLYSLLHLTGYDVSMEDLKNFRQLSSKTPGHPEIGSTPGVEITTGPLGQGLATAVGMAIAERTLGSYFNRSCYNIVDHYTWVFMGDGCVMEGISHEVCSLAGTLGLGKLIVFYDKNGISIDGNTNDWFNDDTALRFQSYHWHVVNNIDGHDSEAVRNAIIESKSIIDRPSIIICNTVIGFGSPNKAGTEESHGSPLGDKEIILTKKALQWFHKPFYIPEEIYKEWDARKIGKLKEEIWNIKFDEYKTRYPELSKEYIRRMKGDLPKNWEEKIYKFIEKLNKFPETIATRKASQNTLEVLGSLLPELIGGSADLAPSNLTMWSGSKSIKSTLFGNYIHYGVREFGMTAISNGISHHGGFIPYSATFLVFVEYARNAVRMAALMKTQQILVYTHDSIGLGEDGPTHQPIEQLSSLRLTPNMSVWRPSDQVETAIAWKYAVERKNGPTALILSRQNLSQFFRTKEQIKNIERGGYILYEDSSVPNIIIISTGSELKIALDVALVLRSIGYAIRVVSMPSTDVFDQQDSSYREFVLPSTILQRVAIEASMRDFWYKYVGLNGLIIGMKTFGESAPSEKLFDKFGFSISKIVQKIKLFF, from the coding sequence ATGTTTCTAAAAAAAAAGTTAGCGAATGCAATTAGGGTTTTAAGTATAGATGCAATTCAGAAAGCAAATTCAGGCCACCCTGGAACTCCGATGGGTATGGCTGATATTGCTGAAGTATTATGGAGAAATTTTTTAAAACATAATCCTGGAAATCCTTTATGGTACGATCGAGATCGTTTTGTTCTTTCTAATGGTCATGGTTCTATGTTGTTGTATAGTCTTTTGCATCTTACAGGTTATGATGTATCTATGGAAGATTTAAAAAATTTCAGACAACTTAGTTCTAAAACACCTGGACATCCTGAAATAGGTTCTACTCCTGGAGTAGAAATTACTACGGGTCCATTGGGACAAGGTTTAGCCACTGCAGTAGGTATGGCAATAGCTGAACGTACTTTAGGATCTTATTTTAATCGTTCTTGCTATAATATTGTTGATCATTATACATGGGTATTTATGGGAGACGGATGCGTAATGGAAGGTATCTCGCATGAAGTGTGTTCTTTAGCAGGAACATTAGGATTAGGAAAATTAATTGTTTTTTATGATAAAAATGGAATATCTATAGATGGAAATACCAACGATTGGTTTAATGACGACACAGCTCTACGTTTTCAATCGTATCACTGGCATGTGGTTAATAATATAGATGGACATGATTCAGAAGCAGTTAGAAATGCTATTATAGAATCTAAAAGTATTATAGATCGTCCGTCTATTATTATTTGTAATACAGTAATTGGTTTTGGTTCTCCTAATAAAGCAGGGACAGAAGAATCACATGGTTCCCCATTGGGAGATAAGGAAATTATTTTAACAAAAAAAGCGTTACAGTGGTTTCATAAACCTTTTTATATTCCTGAAGAAATTTATAAAGAATGGGATGCCAGAAAGATTGGTAAACTTAAAGAAGAGATCTGGAATATAAAATTTGATGAATATAAGACAAGATATCCGGAATTGTCAAAAGAATACATACGTCGAATGAAAGGAGATTTACCAAAGAATTGGGAAGAAAAAATTTATAAATTTATAGAAAAATTAAATAAATTTCCTGAAACGATAGCTACTAGAAAAGCTTCTCAAAATACATTAGAAGTATTGGGAAGTTTATTACCTGAGTTAATAGGTGGTTCAGCTGATCTTGCTCCGAGTAATTTAACAATGTGGTCGGGTTCTAAATCAATTAAAAGTACTTTATTTGGTAATTATATTCATTATGGTGTAAGAGAATTTGGAATGACAGCTATTTCTAACGGGATTTCACACCATGGAGGGTTTATACCATATAGTGCTACTTTTTTAGTATTTGTTGAGTATGCACGGAATGCGGTTCGTATGGCAGCGTTAATGAAAACACAACAAATCCTTGTATATACGCATGATTCCATAGGTCTAGGAGAGGATGGGCCGACACATCAGCCTATAGAGCAGTTATCGAGCTTACGTTTAACACCCAACATGAGTGTTTGGAGACCTAGTGATCAAGTGGAAACAGCTATTGCATGGAAATATGCTGTAGAAAGGAAAAATGGACCAACAGCATTAATTTTATCACGTCAAAATTTATCTCAATTTTTTAGAACAAAAGAACAAATAAAAAATATAGAACGAGGTGGTTATATATTGTATGAAGATTCTAGTGTTCCTAACATAATTATTATATCCACTGGTTCTGAATTAAAAATTGCGTTAGATGTTGCTTTAGTACTTCGTTCTATTGGTTATGCTATTAGAGTTGTTTCCATGCCTTCAACAGATGTATTTGATCAACAAGATTCATCTTATCGAGAATTTGTTCTACCTTCTACCATACTTCAACGTGTTGCTATTGAAGCTAGCATGCGAGATTTTTGGTATAAATATGTTGGCTTAAATGGATTAATTATTGGTATGAAAACGTTTGGAGAATCAGCTCCGTCTGAAAAGTTATTTGATAAATTTGGTTTTAGTATATCAAAAATAGTGCAAAAAATAAAATTATTTTTTTAA
- the dapE gene encoding succinyl-diaminopimelate desuccinylase: MLCPVVNLAKELINIPSISPFDLGCQNIIAKHLSDIGFVVEIMNFKDTCNLWATRGTGKTLTLLGHTDVVDPGETRNWNTLPFESVVKKGILFGRGSADMKGALAAMVIAVGRCVKSFPKHNGRLSFLITSDEESSAINGTKKVLEKLKLRNERIDYCLVGEPSSSNILGDVVKNGRRGSMTADLIIYGKQGHVAYPNLAKNPIFLIVPFLSSLISIKWSSGNMYFPPTSMQLTNIKSGYGSNNVIPGEIFIQFNFRFGDDITTDNIKDVVHKLLSDHLLEYSINWNISAFPFLTKSGKLLNTVIKVVEHIGNIIPKILTTGGTSDGRFFSIMGSEVVELGLINKTIHQVNEHIKVRDLQLLTTMYEHIIKDLIF, translated from the coding sequence ATGTTATGTCCAGTTGTTAATTTAGCAAAGGAACTTATTAATATCCCATCTATTAGCCCTTTTGATTTAGGTTGTCAAAATATTATTGCCAAACATTTATCTGATATTGGTTTTGTAGTAGAGATAATGAATTTTAAAGATACTTGTAATTTATGGGCCACTAGAGGTACAGGAAAAACATTAACGTTACTAGGACATACTGATGTTGTGGATCCAGGTGAAACGCGTAATTGGAATACTTTGCCATTTGAATCTGTTGTAAAAAAAGGTATATTATTTGGAAGAGGATCTGCCGATATGAAAGGTGCTTTAGCAGCCATGGTGATAGCTGTAGGGAGATGCGTAAAATCTTTTCCGAAACATAATGGTAGATTATCTTTTTTAATTACTTCTGATGAGGAATCAAGTGCAATTAATGGTACGAAAAAAGTATTAGAAAAATTAAAATTAAGAAATGAAAGAATTGATTATTGTTTAGTAGGTGAACCATCTAGTTCCAATATATTGGGGGATGTTGTCAAAAATGGTCGCCGAGGATCAATGACAGCAGATCTTATTATTTATGGAAAACAAGGACATGTTGCATATCCTAATTTAGCTAAGAATCCAATTTTTTTAATTGTACCTTTTCTTTCATCATTAATATCTATTAAGTGGAGTTCTGGTAATATGTATTTTCCACCTACTAGTATGCAGTTGACTAATATTAAATCTGGGTATGGTAGTAATAATGTTATTCCAGGAGAAATTTTTATACAATTTAATTTTCGATTTGGAGATGATATTACTACTGATAATATTAAAGATGTTGTTCATAAATTGTTATCTGATCATTTACTTGAATATTCCATTAACTGGAATATTTCCGCTTTTCCTTTTCTAACTAAATCAGGAAAATTATTGAATACAGTTATAAAGGTAGTGGAACATATCGGTAATATTATTCCAAAGATATTAACGACAGGTGGGACTTCTGATGGTCGTTTTTTTTCTATCATGGGGTCGGAAGTAGTAGAATTAGGTCTTATAAATAAAACTATTCATCAAGTTAATGAACATATAAAAGTTAGAGATTTGCAGTTATTAACTACAATGTATGAACATATTATAAAAGATTTAATTTTTTAA